From the genome of Virgibacillus proomii, one region includes:
- the ffh gene encoding signal recognition particle protein encodes MAFEGLADRLQSTLKKITGKGKVSEQDVKEMTREVRLALLEADVNYKVVKDLIQRIKERAVGQEVMESLTPGQQVIKVVKDELTSLMGGEQSKIAVADKSPTIIMMVGLQGAGKTTTSGKLANLLRKKYNRKPLLVACDVYRPAAIQQLETLGKQLDMPVFSMGTEANPVEIAKRAIDKAKEEHLDYVIIDTAGRLHVDNELMQELQQIKTEAQPHEIFLVVDSMTGQDAVNVAESFNEQLDITGVVLTKLDGDTRGGAALSIKAVTDKPIKFAGMGEKLDELEPFHPDRMASRILGMGDVLSLIEKAQTTVDEKQAKALEEKMRTMTFTLDDFLEQMGQVKKMGPLDDLLTMIPGANKMKGLKNAQFDEKKLLHVEAIIKSMTKKERQDPSIMNASRKKRIALGSGTSVSEVNRLLKQFDEMKKMMKQMTNIQKGKKGKKGKGMRLPFM; translated from the coding sequence ATGGCATTTGAAGGATTAGCCGACCGCCTGCAAAGTACACTTAAAAAAATTACAGGTAAAGGTAAGGTCTCAGAACAAGATGTAAAAGAGATGACAAGAGAAGTTCGTCTTGCCTTATTGGAAGCTGATGTTAACTATAAAGTTGTAAAAGATCTTATTCAAAGAATCAAGGAACGTGCTGTTGGTCAGGAAGTTATGGAAAGTCTAACTCCAGGACAACAGGTTATTAAAGTCGTCAAAGATGAGCTAACTTCTTTAATGGGTGGGGAACAAAGCAAAATTGCAGTAGCTGATAAAAGCCCTACTATCATTATGATGGTAGGTTTACAAGGTGCAGGAAAGACAACTACCTCAGGAAAGTTAGCTAACTTATTGCGAAAAAAGTATAACCGTAAACCACTACTTGTAGCTTGTGATGTGTATCGTCCAGCAGCTATCCAGCAGCTGGAAACTTTAGGAAAGCAGCTTGATATGCCTGTATTTTCCATGGGAACAGAAGCAAATCCGGTGGAGATTGCAAAACGAGCAATTGATAAGGCGAAAGAAGAACATCTCGACTATGTAATCATTGATACAGCAGGACGGTTACACGTAGATAATGAATTAATGCAAGAATTGCAACAAATCAAAACGGAAGCTCAACCGCATGAAATATTCTTAGTAGTTGATTCTATGACAGGTCAAGATGCGGTGAATGTAGCAGAGAGCTTTAATGAACAACTGGATATTACCGGGGTTGTTTTAACAAAGCTGGACGGGGATACACGTGGTGGAGCGGCTCTTTCCATCAAAGCTGTTACCGATAAGCCAATAAAGTTCGCTGGAATGGGAGAAAAGCTAGATGAATTAGAGCCGTTCCATCCGGATCGTATGGCATCGAGAATTCTCGGAATGGGTGATGTGCTATCTTTAATTGAAAAAGCACAAACAACTGTAGATGAAAAACAAGCAAAGGCATTAGAAGAAAAAATGCGTACCATGACGTTTACTCTGGATGATTTTCTTGAGCAAATGGGGCAAGTTAAAAAAATGGGGCCATTGGATGATTTACTGACAATGATACCTGGTGCGAATAAAATGAAAGGATTAAAAAATGCCCAATTTGATGAGAAAAAGCTTTTACATGTAGAAGCAATCATTAAGTCAATGACCAAAAAAGAACGTCAAGACCCAAGTATTATGAATGCAAGCAGAAAAAAACGGATCGCTTTAGGATCAGGAACATCCGTATCCGAAGTAAATCGGCTACTTAAACAGTTTGATGAAATGAAGAAAATGATGAAGCAAATGACCAATATACAAAAAGGAAAAAAAGGCAAAAAGGGAAAGGGAATGAGACTGCCATTTATGTAA
- the acpP gene encoding acyl carrier protein, producing MADVFERVKSIIVDRLDVDESKVTMEASFKEDLEADSLDVVELVMELEDEFDMEIADEEAEKINTVGDAVNYIEKIQG from the coding sequence GTGGCAGATGTATTTGAGCGTGTGAAATCAATTATTGTAGATCGTCTGGATGTGGATGAATCTAAGGTAACGATGGAAGCTTCTTTTAAAGAGGATCTAGAAGCGGATTCATTAGATGTAGTAGAGCTTGTGATGGAGCTTGAAGATGAATTTGATATGGAAATTGCTGATGAAGAAGCAGAAAAAATAAATACAGTGGGTGATGCTGTTAACTACATAGAAAAAATACAGGGTTAA
- the ftsY gene encoding signal recognition particle-docking protein FtsY encodes MGFMDKLKAKFQRNQENAEEVSEKYKDGMKKTRQTFSGKINDLLARYRRVDEDFFEDLEEILISADTGVTTVMDLIDELKMEVKRQNIKQPSEMKNIISEKLVEIYYGDDDQEMEKLHLENDQLSVILVVGVNGVGKTTSIGKLAHNLKQEGKKVMLAAGDTFRAGAIEQLEVWGERTGVDVVKQTSGSDPAAVIFDGIKSAKSKNVDVLICDTAGRLQNKVNLMNELKKVKRVIEREVPNAPHEVLLVLDATTGQNALNQAKVFSEATNVTGIILTKLDGTAKGGIVLAIRNELNIPVKFVGLGEKVEDLQAFDAHAFVYGLFADLLEKE; translated from the coding sequence ATGGGATTTATGGATAAATTAAAGGCAAAATTTCAAAGAAACCAAGAAAACGCAGAAGAGGTTTCGGAAAAATATAAAGATGGGATGAAAAAAACACGGCAAACCTTCTCAGGAAAAATCAATGATTTGCTTGCAAGATATCGCAGGGTGGATGAGGATTTTTTCGAAGATCTCGAAGAAATATTAATTTCAGCTGATACAGGCGTAACTACAGTGATGGATTTAATTGATGAATTAAAAATGGAGGTGAAACGACAAAACATTAAACAACCGTCCGAGATGAAAAATATTATTTCGGAAAAGCTGGTAGAAATTTATTATGGTGATGACGATCAGGAAATGGAAAAATTACACCTTGAAAATGACCAGCTCTCCGTTATCTTAGTAGTAGGCGTAAACGGTGTTGGTAAAACAACTTCCATTGGTAAACTTGCTCATAATTTAAAGCAAGAAGGAAAAAAAGTAATGCTCGCTGCAGGAGACACATTTCGCGCTGGTGCTATTGAACAATTAGAAGTCTGGGGAGAACGTACCGGGGTAGATGTTGTAAAACAGACCTCAGGGAGCGATCCAGCTGCTGTTATTTTCGATGGAATTAAATCGGCCAAATCCAAGAATGTAGATGTATTAATTTGTGACACTGCGGGAAGATTGCAAAATAAGGTTAATTTAATGAATGAACTAAAAAAGGTAAAGCGTGTCATTGAACGGGAAGTTCCTAATGCTCCGCATGAAGTATTGCTTGTTTTAGATGCAACAACTGGTCAGAATGCGCTGAATCAAGCAAAAGTCTTTTCCGAGGCGACCAATGTCACAGGAATTATTTTAACTAAATTAGATGGAACAGCTAAAGGAGGAATTGTTCTAGCTATCCGAAACGAGTTGAACATTCCGGTTAAATTTGTTGGTTTAGGGGAAAAAGTGGAGGACTTACAAGCATTTGACGCTCATGCATTTGTGTACGGATTGTTTGCTGATTTATTAGAAAAGGAATAA
- the fabD gene encoding ACP S-malonyltransferase: MKRVAFMFPGQGSQSVGMGKEIYDAYPVVKELFQEADSLLKTDLTSIMFAGPKERLTQTEHAQPALLLMSTALHTLLIKANVQPIMAVGHSLGEYSALVASGVLSFDEALPLVAARGRLMEKAFPKGQGTMAAVLGLDEETIQLALEQVTDEIVDIANLNCPGQIVISGSVKGIEQATEMLKAKGAKRVLPLNVSGPFHSRLMKTANEAFAEYLNQVTLHDASIPVYANVSAEPVREHHQIKDLLIKQLYSPVRFEQAVRNMIGQNVDAFVEVGNGKVLCGLVKKIDRKIKTFSVQNVESLNEFISWYREEA, encoded by the coding sequence ATGAAAAGAGTAGCCTTTATGTTTCCTGGGCAAGGATCACAGTCTGTTGGGATGGGAAAAGAAATATACGATGCCTATCCAGTTGTAAAAGAGTTATTTCAAGAGGCCGATTCATTGTTAAAAACAGATTTAACTTCGATTATGTTTGCAGGACCGAAAGAGCGTTTAACGCAAACAGAGCATGCTCAACCTGCTCTACTATTAATGAGCACGGCTTTACATACATTGCTGATAAAAGCAAATGTACAGCCAATCATGGCGGTTGGTCATAGTTTAGGAGAATATAGTGCTCTTGTTGCCTCGGGCGTTCTTTCTTTTGATGAAGCTCTTCCATTAGTAGCTGCACGAGGCAGATTAATGGAGAAGGCTTTTCCCAAAGGTCAAGGAACGATGGCGGCTGTCCTCGGATTAGATGAAGAGACCATTCAATTAGCATTGGAGCAAGTAACAGACGAAATTGTCGACATTGCGAATCTTAACTGTCCAGGGCAAATTGTGATTTCCGGTTCTGTAAAAGGAATTGAACAAGCAACAGAGATGTTAAAAGCTAAAGGCGCTAAACGAGTTTTACCGTTAAATGTAAGTGGTCCATTTCATTCACGCTTAATGAAAACGGCAAATGAAGCTTTTGCTGAGTATTTAAATCAAGTGACACTTCATGATGCTTCCATACCAGTTTATGCGAATGTTTCTGCTGAGCCAGTGAGAGAGCATCATCAGATTAAGGATTTATTAATTAAACAATTATATTCGCCTGTTCGTTTTGAACAGGCGGTTCGAAATATGATAGGGCAAAATGTGGATGCATTTGTCGAAGTAGGAAATGGCAAGGTATTATGCGGACTTGTTAAAAAGATCGATCGCAAAATAAAAACATTTTCCGTTCAGAATGTTGAGTCATTAAATGAATTTATTTCATGGTACAGGGAGGAAGCATGA
- the smc gene encoding chromosome segregation protein SMC has translation MYLKRLESVGFKSFAKRINVDFVPGVTAVVGPNGSGKSNITDAIRWVLGEQSAKSLRGSKMEDIIFQGSDTRKPLNMAEVTLVLDNHDQLLPLDYEEVSVTRRVYRSGASEYYINNQSCRLKDIINLFMDSGLGREAFSIISQGKVEEILSSKAEERRTIFEEAAGVLKYKQRKKKAEYKLAETQENLYRVEDIIHEIESQLQPLKEQAETARNYRLLKDQLRETEIAYLLAEIEQLHDKWQDLLQELNQLKQKELEIKASMEQKERDQISERDLIEQMDKDLEQLQTELLEVTKNLEKYEGKKQLFLERSKHFAENKAKLEIQKDNTSVRIGNLHEVLIQEKKQLTELQSIKKATAETVKQLETKLNVGEENLEETIEDRKSDYIEYLNQQAAKRNEKQTIEERLQQLDTKSEVQSEKFAGLITERKALQEQVNELVPRLQEKKSLCKTKEQTIKSIKQALERHRLEFQRAQKKLYQGYQYIEKIKSKKEMLEEMKEDFQGFFQGVKAVLKAKKEQKITNIYGAVIELMDVPNPYITAMETVLGGQAQYIVVKDDQSARESIAWLKKTNSGRATFLPLASIQERFVPENVKEKLKDHAGFVGIAAELIHTDPHYRRAINHLMGHVVIAKTLKDANELARLSARRYRIVTLDGDVVNPGGSMSGGAKKKVNQSLFTREKELEEMTAKLKTFETQILDFEHNVRKQKDKIEELENQLAVEEQALEVEQRNMQSIETNHRELEMKLRALNDQLKIYDQDKQQFNEDKQQLVNRQAELTDELDLLAKQAKQIEQEITRLTEQQTELKENKQKLQEELHRHQVLLAEQDERVKYQRERTKQVQEQLSELQHEYDAYAKEWKNLVEFQDSNETEDDIDRSIQEQTEAKQQIIAKLEQLRTKRTVRTKQLQEKEQEMKQVSQEHEMLKLAIQQKEVQANRIDVELENLLNHLQEEYTITFEKAQNTFEKAQDKQKAQATVKQLKRQIEQLGTVNLGAIDEYERVNERYSFLKEQQADLVEAKQTLYTVIGEMDEEMKRQFSDTFSQIKVAFTDVFQQLFGGGHAELKLTDPKNLLNTGVEIVAQPPGKKLQHLGLLSGGERALTAIALLFAILRVRPVPFCVLDEVEAALDEANVSRFAKYIKLFSKNTQFIVITHRKGTMEEADVLYGVTMQESGVSRLVSVRLEDTKDLVQQ, from the coding sequence ATGTATTTAAAAAGGCTAGAAAGTGTTGGCTTTAAATCTTTTGCCAAGCGAATAAATGTTGATTTTGTTCCAGGAGTTACCGCAGTGGTTGGACCAAACGGGAGCGGGAAAAGTAATATTACTGACGCCATCCGTTGGGTTCTCGGCGAACAATCTGCCAAGTCGCTTCGCGGTTCGAAAATGGAGGATATTATATTTCAAGGAAGTGATACACGCAAGCCATTAAATATGGCAGAAGTAACCCTAGTACTTGATAATCATGATCAGCTTCTTCCGTTAGATTATGAAGAGGTTAGTGTGACAAGACGTGTGTACCGGTCAGGAGCTAGTGAATATTATATTAATAATCAATCTTGTCGTCTTAAAGATATTATTAACTTATTTATGGACTCTGGACTTGGTCGTGAAGCATTTTCGATTATCAGTCAAGGAAAAGTAGAAGAAATACTCAGCTCAAAAGCTGAAGAAAGAAGAACGATCTTTGAGGAAGCTGCCGGCGTTTTAAAATATAAACAGCGAAAGAAAAAGGCAGAATATAAATTAGCTGAAACACAGGAAAATTTATACCGAGTTGAAGATATTATTCATGAGATTGAAAGCCAGCTGCAACCTTTAAAAGAACAAGCAGAAACAGCTAGAAATTATCGCTTATTAAAAGATCAATTAAGAGAAACAGAGATTGCTTATTTGCTTGCCGAAATCGAACAACTTCATGACAAATGGCAAGACTTGTTACAAGAGTTAAACCAGTTAAAACAAAAGGAACTGGAAATAAAGGCGTCGATGGAGCAAAAGGAAAGAGACCAAATTTCTGAACGCGATTTAATCGAACAGATGGACAAAGATTTAGAACAACTGCAAACAGAATTACTGGAAGTAACAAAAAACCTGGAAAAATATGAAGGTAAAAAACAGCTGTTTCTGGAAAGGTCTAAGCATTTTGCAGAGAATAAGGCAAAATTAGAAATACAAAAAGACAATACGTCTGTTCGAATTGGTAATTTGCATGAAGTATTAATTCAAGAAAAAAAACAATTAACTGAATTACAATCTATCAAAAAAGCAACGGCTGAAACAGTAAAGCAATTAGAAACGAAATTAAACGTGGGTGAAGAAAACCTTGAGGAAACGATTGAAGATCGAAAATCAGATTATATTGAGTATTTGAATCAGCAGGCAGCTAAGCGTAACGAGAAACAAACAATCGAAGAACGCTTACAGCAATTAGATACAAAATCAGAAGTTCAATCAGAAAAGTTTGCTGGTCTAATAACTGAAAGAAAAGCTTTACAAGAACAAGTAAATGAATTAGTACCACGCTTACAAGAGAAAAAGTCGTTGTGTAAAACGAAAGAGCAAACGATAAAATCGATCAAACAAGCATTAGAGCGTCATCGTTTGGAATTTCAACGTGCACAAAAGAAATTGTATCAAGGCTATCAATACATTGAAAAAATTAAGTCAAAAAAAGAAATGCTAGAAGAAATGAAAGAGGATTTCCAAGGCTTTTTTCAAGGAGTTAAGGCGGTTTTAAAGGCTAAAAAAGAGCAGAAGATCACTAATATTTATGGTGCAGTTATTGAACTGATGGATGTGCCAAATCCTTATATTACAGCGATGGAAACAGTACTTGGCGGACAAGCGCAATATATTGTTGTAAAAGATGACCAATCAGCTAGAGAATCTATTGCTTGGCTGAAAAAAACCAACAGCGGTCGCGCTACGTTTTTACCACTTGCTTCCATTCAGGAACGTTTTGTTCCTGAGAATGTGAAAGAAAAGCTAAAGGATCATGCTGGATTTGTTGGGATTGCTGCGGAATTAATTCATACAGATCCCCATTATCGTCGAGCCATCAATCATTTAATGGGGCACGTTGTGATCGCTAAAACGTTAAAAGATGCAAATGAGTTGGCAAGGCTATCAGCAAGGCGTTATCGAATTGTCACATTGGATGGTGACGTTGTAAATCCAGGTGGATCTATGTCTGGTGGAGCTAAAAAGAAAGTGAATCAGTCGTTGTTTACACGGGAGAAAGAGCTGGAAGAAATGACAGCAAAGCTTAAGACGTTCGAAACCCAAATATTGGACTTTGAGCATAATGTTCGTAAACAAAAAGATAAGATTGAGGAATTGGAAAACCAATTAGCAGTAGAGGAACAGGCTTTAGAAGTTGAACAACGAAACATGCAAAGCATAGAAACGAATCATCGTGAGCTGGAAATGAAACTGCGAGCATTAAATGATCAATTAAAAATATATGATCAAGATAAGCAACAATTTAACGAAGACAAACAGCAACTAGTAAACCGACAAGCTGAACTTACTGACGAATTAGACCTGCTAGCTAAACAGGCGAAGCAGATTGAACAGGAGATCACCCGTTTAACAGAACAACAGACTGAACTAAAAGAGAACAAACAAAAACTGCAAGAAGAGTTGCATCGACACCAGGTTCTTCTAGCAGAACAAGATGAGCGTGTTAAGTATCAGCGAGAAAGAACAAAGCAGGTCCAAGAACAATTATCCGAGTTACAACATGAATATGATGCATATGCAAAAGAATGGAAAAACCTTGTTGAATTTCAAGATTCCAATGAAACGGAGGATGACATTGATCGTTCCATTCAAGAACAGACGGAAGCAAAACAACAAATTATTGCCAAACTAGAGCAACTTCGTACGAAACGTACGGTTCGCACTAAGCAGTTACAGGAAAAAGAACAGGAAATGAAACAAGTTAGCCAAGAGCACGAAATGCTTAAACTAGCGATTCAACAAAAAGAGGTACAAGCAAATCGGATTGATGTCGAGCTAGAAAATTTATTAAATCACTTACAAGAAGAATATACGATTACGTTTGAAAAAGCACAAAACACGTTTGAGAAAGCACAGGATAAACAGAAAGCACAAGCAACCGTTAAACAGTTGAAACGACAAATCGAGCAACTAGGTACGGTTAACCTTGGTGCCATTGATGAATATGAGCGCGTTAATGAGCGCTATTCCTTTCTAAAAGAACAGCAAGCAGATTTAGTCGAAGCAAAACAGACTCTCTATACAGTCATTGGTGAAATGGATGAGGAAATGAAGCGCCAATTTAGCGACACCTTTTCACAAATAAAGGTTGCATTTACTGATGTGTTTCAGCAGTTGTTTGGTGGAGGACATGCAGAATTGAAATTAACGGATCCGAAAAACCTATTGAATACAGGAGTCGAAATTGTTGCTCAACCTCCTGGAAAAAAGTTGCAGCATTTAGGGCTTCTTTCAGGTGGAGAACGAGCATTAACTGCTATAGCTTTGTTATTTGCTATTCTGCGAGTTCGCCCTGTTCCGTTTTGTGTGCTAGACGAAGTGGAAGCAGCACTAGACGAAGCGAATGTATCCCGTTTTGCAAAATATATAAAGCTTTTTAGTAAAAACACACAGTTTATTGTAATTACCCACCGAAAAGGTACAATGGAAGAAGCAGATGTATTGTATGGAGTTACCATGCAGGAATCAGGTGTTTCACGACTTGTTTCTGTACGCTTGGAAGATACGAAAGATTTAGTTCAGCAATAG
- the fapR gene encoding transcription factor FapR has translation MKRPKAERQRLLKETIEKTPFITDEELAKQFDVSIQTIRLDRMELSIPELRQRIKSVATDQWNEMVKSLPLEEVIGEVIDLELDKRAISILDIRHEHVFSRNKIARGHHLFAQANSLAVAVLNDELALTAKSELKFTRQVKEGERVIAKAIVKGKEKGLTMVHVNSYVENELVFTGVFHMYQSNQHKGVN, from the coding sequence ATGAAACGACCAAAAGCTGAACGTCAGCGCTTATTAAAAGAAACAATTGAAAAAACACCATTTATTACGGATGAAGAGTTGGCAAAGCAATTTGATGTAAGCATTCAAACGATTCGATTAGATCGGATGGAGCTGTCTATTCCAGAATTACGCCAGCGGATTAAATCGGTTGCAACAGACCAATGGAATGAAATGGTTAAATCGTTGCCGCTTGAAGAAGTAATTGGTGAAGTAATTGATCTGGAATTAGACAAGCGAGCTATTTCCATTTTGGATATTCGTCATGAGCATGTGTTTTCTCGTAATAAGATTGCTCGAGGTCATCATTTGTTTGCTCAGGCTAATTCATTAGCAGTGGCAGTGTTAAATGATGAGTTAGCACTCACTGCAAAATCGGAATTGAAATTTACAAGACAAGTAAAAGAAGGCGAGCGAGTAATAGCTAAAGCAATAGTTAAAGGAAAAGAAAAAGGATTAACAATGGTCCATGTTAACAGCTATGTCGAGAATGAATTGGTATTTACTGGAGTCTTTCATATGTATCAATCGAATCAGCATAAAGGAGTAAATTAA
- a CDS encoding putative DNA-binding protein, translating into MLEKTTRMNYLFDFYQALLTPKQRSYMEMYYLEDYSLGEISEIFDVSRQAVYDNIKRTEQMLETYEQKLGLYSKFQQRFELLMQLEEKLADAQEDVQQLVKKIKDLD; encoded by the coding sequence ATGCTGGAAAAAACGACGAGAATGAACTATTTATTTGATTTCTATCAAGCATTACTTACACCAAAACAGCGAAGTTATATGGAGATGTATTATTTAGAGGACTATTCTCTTGGTGAGATCTCCGAAATATTTGATGTATCGAGACAGGCTGTTTATGATAATATAAAGCGAACAGAACAAATGCTGGAAACCTATGAACAAAAGCTAGGCTTATATAGTAAATTCCAGCAACGCTTTGAGCTGTTGATGCAATTGGAAGAAAAGCTTGCAGATGCACAGGAAGATGTGCAGCAGCTTGTAAAAAAAATAAAAGACTTGGATTAG
- the rnc gene encoding ribonuclease III yields MNVEQLEKQLNLRFHNRSLIIQAFTHSSYVNEHREKVISDNERLEFLGDAVLELGVSQYLFRTNAQMPEGEMTKLRAAIVCEPSLAGFARSLKFGNYLLLGKGEEQTGGRDRDTLLADVFEAFLGALYLDQGFERTIQFLERHVFPKITNGAFSHAMDYKSQLQELIQQVKHQSVEYKIVEERGPSHDKEFMANALIEGTVYGSGAGRTKKEAEQRAAKAAIDKYKLTHNK; encoded by the coding sequence ATGAATGTTGAACAATTAGAAAAACAGTTGAATCTTCGCTTCCACAACCGCTCGTTAATTATACAAGCATTCACCCATTCATCTTATGTGAATGAGCATCGTGAAAAAGTAATTTCGGATAATGAGAGATTGGAATTTTTAGGGGATGCTGTACTAGAATTAGGAGTTTCCCAATATTTATTTCGAACAAATGCACAAATGCCAGAAGGAGAAATGACCAAATTACGTGCAGCAATCGTATGTGAACCATCGTTAGCCGGTTTTGCACGGAGTTTAAAATTTGGCAATTATCTTTTACTAGGAAAAGGCGAAGAGCAGACAGGCGGTCGTGATCGAGATACATTGTTAGCCGATGTTTTTGAAGCTTTTTTAGGAGCCTTATATTTAGACCAAGGTTTTGAGAGAACGATTCAATTTCTGGAACGTCATGTATTTCCGAAAATTACAAATGGTGCTTTTTCGCATGCGATGGATTATAAAAGTCAATTACAGGAGTTAATTCAACAAGTAAAACACCAGTCGGTTGAGTATAAAATTGTAGAAGAGCGTGGTCCTTCTCATGATAAGGAATTTATGGCTAATGCATTAATTGAAGGAACAGTGTATGGATCAGGGGCTGGGAGAACAAAGAAAGAAGCCGAGCAACGCGCTGCCAAAGCCGCCATCGATAAATATAAACTAACGCATAATAAGTGA
- the plsX gene encoding phosphate acyltransferase PlsX, with product MRIAIDAMGGDHAPKATVLGAMKAVSEIKDLHITLVGREQEIKKYLTDDKRIDILHTNEIITSDDEPVRAVRRKKDSSMVLMAKEVKEGKADACISAGNTGALMSAGLFIVGRITGIDRPALSPTLPTLDGQGFLFLDVGANVDARPQHLLQYALMGSIYMEKVRSISRPRVGLLNVGTEDGKGNDLTKKTFKLLQEAPIHFVGNVEARDMLKRQADVVVTDGFTGNVALKTIEGSAGAIFSMLKETFMVSVKSKLAAGLLKKDLVALKTKLDYSEYGGAGLFGLRAPVIKAHGSSDERAIYNAVKQARHMVEYQITETIQSTIASLDIKKGETT from the coding sequence ATGAGAATAGCGATAGATGCGATGGGAGGAGATCATGCGCCAAAAGCAACTGTCCTTGGTGCGATGAAGGCTGTCTCGGAAATAAAAGATTTACATATTACATTGGTTGGACGGGAACAAGAAATAAAAAAATATTTGACAGACGATAAGCGAATCGATATTTTACATACTAATGAAATTATTACAAGTGATGATGAGCCAGTACGTGCAGTACGACGAAAAAAAGATTCCTCTATGGTTTTAATGGCTAAGGAGGTTAAAGAAGGCAAGGCTGATGCTTGTATATCAGCTGGAAACACAGGGGCATTAATGAGTGCTGGATTATTTATCGTTGGACGGATTACCGGAATTGACCGTCCCGCATTAAGCCCGACGTTACCGACACTAGACGGCCAAGGATTTTTGTTTTTAGATGTAGGAGCAAATGTCGATGCACGACCTCAACATTTACTACAATATGCACTAATGGGCTCTATCTATATGGAAAAGGTTCGTTCGATTTCACGTCCAAGGGTCGGTCTTTTAAATGTTGGAACAGAAGATGGAAAAGGAAATGACCTTACTAAAAAAACATTTAAACTATTGCAAGAAGCACCGATTCATTTTGTCGGTAATGTTGAAGCGCGAGACATGTTAAAACGACAAGCAGATGTTGTTGTAACAGACGGTTTTACTGGAAATGTTGCTCTAAAGACGATTGAGGGATCAGCAGGTGCGATATTTTCGATGCTAAAGGAAACATTTATGGTGTCTGTAAAAAGTAAACTCGCAGCTGGTTTATTAAAGAAAGATTTAGTAGCACTAAAAACCAAGCTCGACTACTCTGAATACGGTGGAGCAGGTTTATTTGGTTTACGAGCACCGGTGATTAAAGCTCATGGTTCGTCGGATGAACGAGCAATATACAATGCAGTAAAGCAAGCTCGGCACATGGTTGAATATCAAATTACAGAAACAATACAATCAACGATAGCGTCACTAGATATAAAGAAAGGGGAAACTACATGA
- the fabG gene encoding 3-oxoacyl-[acyl-carrier-protein] reductase gives MLEGKNALVTGASRGIGRAIALELAKQGSNVAVNYAGNEKKAEAVVQEVEKLGCKAIKIKTDVADEAAVKMMVKEVISEFGSLDILVNNAGITRDNLLMRMKETEFDEVINTNLKGVFLCTKAVTRQMMKQRAGKIINVASIVGISGNPGQANYVAAKAGVIGLTKTTAKELASRNILVNAVAPGFISTDMTEALSQEQQEEMLAMIPLQKLGEPEDVAKVVRFLASDDASYITGQTIHIDGGMVM, from the coding sequence ATGCTAGAAGGAAAAAATGCATTAGTTACTGGAGCATCTCGTGGTATCGGTCGTGCTATTGCACTGGAGCTTGCCAAACAAGGTTCGAATGTAGCGGTAAATTATGCTGGAAATGAAAAAAAAGCAGAGGCTGTTGTCCAGGAGGTTGAAAAACTGGGATGTAAAGCCATAAAAATAAAAACCGATGTAGCTGATGAAGCAGCAGTAAAGATGATGGTGAAGGAAGTTATATCAGAATTTGGATCATTAGATATTCTCGTAAACAATGCAGGTATTACTAGAGATAATTTATTAATGCGTATGAAGGAAACAGAGTTTGATGAAGTAATAAATACAAATTTAAAGGGCGTTTTCCTTTGCACAAAGGCCGTGACAAGACAGATGATGAAGCAGCGAGCAGGGAAAATTATTAATGTTGCTTCGATCGTTGGGATAAGCGGAAATCCCGGTCAAGCAAATTATGTGGCTGCAAAAGCGGGAGTAATTGGTTTAACAAAAACAACTGCAAAGGAACTGGCATCAAGAAACATTCTTGTTAATGCTGTTGCACCAGGGTTTATTTCAACAGATATGACAGAAGCATTATCACAAGAACAGCAGGAAGAAATGTTAGCAATGATTCCGCTACAAAAATTAGGAGAGCCAGAAGATGTAGCAAAGGTCGTTCGTTTTCTAGCAAGTGATGATGCAAGTTATATTACTGGTCAAACGATCCATATTGATGGTGGTATGGTTATGTAA
- a CDS encoding DUF1128 domain-containing protein, protein MNLEQSSEENFKILLDEIAEHLSIVNRTIMDPDDYDLKQYDKLKAMYDMIKRQGNLSVQETQAFLEELRTIRK, encoded by the coding sequence ATGAATTTAGAACAGTCTTCGGAGGAAAATTTTAAAATACTATTAGATGAAATTGCTGAACATTTATCCATTGTCAATCGAACAATTATGGATCCAGATGATTATGATCTTAAACAATATGATAAGTTAAAAGCCATGTATGATATGATCAAGCGACAAGGAAATTTAAGTGTACAAGAAACACAAGCTTTTCTAGAGGAACTTCGGACGATTCGCAAATAA